The bacterium nucleotide sequence CAACTTGTCCATAAGGCTAAGCAGGGTGATAAGGAAGCGTTCGATGCGCTCATGTTGATGACTCAGGATTATGTGTTCAGACTTGCTTATAGGATGCTTGACAACAAAGATGATGCGCTCGATGTGATGCAGGAAGCGTTTTATCGAGCATACAGGTCATTGAAAAGTTTTCGCGGCGATTCCTCGTTCAGATACTGGGTTGAAACTATAGCGACAAGACTTTGCCTCGCTCGGTATCGTAAGAAACGAATTTTCGTCTGCATAGAGGAGATAGTCGGACTGGGAA carries:
- a CDS encoding RNA polymerase sigma factor gives rise to the protein MKEPDSQNEEAQLVHKAKQGDKEAFDALMLMTQDYVFRLAYRMLDNKDDALDVMQEAFYRAYRSLKSFRGDSSFRYWVETIATRLCLARYRKKRIFVCIEEIVGLGKEPEQDNLDSEKESKILQDALGTLTPRERAALVLQMEGGKSIKEIANTMGVAEGTVKALIHRAKEKLYKKLRKYFKR